The proteins below come from a single Chryseobacterium sp. MA9 genomic window:
- a CDS encoding GH92 family glycosyl hydrolase: protein MKKELLICFFTTLISVASAQQNKNDVLSWVDPFIGTGGHGHTFPGATTPFGMIQLSPDQNTKSGDWDWCSGYHYSSKTIMGFSHNHLSGTGWADLGDILVMPTVGQVKMVPGSEENPETGYRSKFTHDKEIASPGYYSVMLDNYGIKAELTASPRVGFHKYTFPKSSEANIIIDPTNKIFGNIYHTLVSVEGNNKIKGYCYSNGWGGKRFAYFVMEFSKPFKSYGVYADGKIKNDEKIALAKDAKAFVRFSTEDQESIEVKVSLSPVSTENAQENFDTEATNVDFAKAKETAQKTWRDLIGRFQVTGGTDSQRKIFYTGVYHTFIAPNLYMDVNGDYVAAQENMNTKWFTNYSTYSYWDGFRATHPLLTIMDQKHTKEFANSLISRYTDRKDHMPIWELCGYDNFCMLGYHSASVIWDAISKGVPGIDAEKAFAAMKDASLTDKMSSSDGGGGLNDYIKLGYTPSENGASVSATLEYSYDDWCIQQLAEKLGKKDEAEVYKKRSMNFLNTFNKENNHFWPRQKDGKFLADFTLNDWKKLQPHWVSGNIWAYDFFVPHQIDEMMNLYGGKKGFEEKLDKTFTEALHMEGEQHVDISGFIGSLGFGDEPGHHVPYLYNYAGSPYKTQKMVKYIRDNMYAAKPDGIVNNEDCGQMSAWYIFSSLGFYPVTPGKPVYAIGAPQFPKASLKLENGKTFTVIADKISDKNIYVQKMFLNGKEYKSWELNHSDIMNGGELRFVMGSKPVK, encoded by the coding sequence ATGAAAAAAGAACTGTTAATCTGCTTTTTTACAACCCTGATTTCTGTAGCCAGTGCCCAGCAAAATAAAAACGATGTTTTATCCTGGGTAGATCCTTTTATAGGCACAGGAGGACATGGACATACGTTTCCGGGGGCAACTACGCCATTCGGGATGATACAGCTGAGTCCGGATCAGAATACGAAAAGTGGTGACTGGGACTGGTGTTCCGGATATCATTACAGCAGTAAGACGATCATGGGATTCAGTCATAACCATCTTAGCGGAACAGGATGGGCAGACCTTGGAGATATTCTGGTAATGCCTACCGTGGGACAGGTAAAAATGGTGCCGGGATCAGAAGAAAATCCTGAAACAGGTTACCGTTCAAAATTCACCCATGATAAAGAAATAGCGTCTCCGGGATATTATTCCGTAATGCTGGACAACTACGGAATTAAAGCAGAGCTTACCGCTTCCCCAAGAGTCGGATTCCACAAATATACTTTCCCGAAGAGTAGTGAAGCCAATATCATTATTGATCCTACCAACAAAATCTTCGGAAATATCTACCATACTTTAGTAAGTGTGGAAGGCAATAATAAAATCAAAGGTTACTGCTACAGCAATGGCTGGGGAGGTAAACGGTTTGCTTACTTCGTGATGGAGTTTTCCAAACCGTTTAAGTCTTACGGCGTTTATGCTGACGGAAAAATCAAAAATGATGAAAAGATTGCCCTTGCCAAAGATGCTAAAGCTTTCGTAAGATTTTCAACAGAAGATCAGGAAAGTATCGAAGTAAAAGTATCTTTATCTCCGGTGAGCACAGAAAACGCGCAGGAAAACTTTGATACAGAAGCAACAAATGTTGACTTTGCAAAAGCGAAAGAAACTGCCCAAAAGACATGGAGAGATCTGATCGGAAGATTCCAGGTGACAGGAGGTACAGACAGCCAGAGAAAAATTTTCTATACGGGAGTTTACCATACCTTCATCGCACCCAACCTTTATATGGACGTGAATGGAGACTATGTTGCCGCTCAGGAAAATATGAATACAAAATGGTTCACCAACTACAGTACCTATTCTTACTGGGACGGATTCAGAGCAACCCATCCGCTATTGACCATTATGGATCAGAAACATACAAAAGAATTTGCCAATTCTCTTATCAGCAGATATACAGATCGTAAAGACCACATGCCAATCTGGGAATTGTGTGGATATGATAACTTCTGTATGCTGGGCTATCACAGTGCTTCGGTAATTTGGGATGCTATCTCAAAAGGAGTTCCCGGTATTGATGCTGAAAAAGCATTTGCTGCAATGAAAGATGCTTCTTTAACGGATAAAATGAGCAGCAGCGATGGTGGCGGAGGGCTTAATGATTATATCAAATTAGGCTATACCCCATCAGAAAACGGAGCTTCTGTTTCTGCAACACTGGAATATTCATATGATGACTGGTGTATTCAGCAGCTTGCAGAAAAATTAGGCAAAAAAGACGAAGCAGAAGTATATAAAAAACGTTCTATGAACTTCCTGAATACTTTCAATAAAGAAAATAATCACTTTTGGCCAAGACAAAAAGACGGGAAGTTCTTAGCAGATTTCACCCTTAACGACTGGAAAAAACTTCAGCCACACTGGGTTTCCGGAAATATCTGGGCTTATGATTTCTTTGTTCCTCATCAGATTGATGAAATGATGAATCTGTACGGAGGGAAAAAAGGATTTGAAGAAAAACTGGATAAAACCTTTACAGAAGCACTTCATATGGAAGGAGAACAACACGTAGATATCTCAGGATTCATTGGGTCTTTAGGATTTGGAGATGAACCGGGGCATCATGTTCCATACCTATACAATTATGCCGGAAGTCCTTATAAGACTCAGAAAATGGTAAAATATATCCGTGACAATATGTACGCAGCTAAACCTGATGGAATCGTTAATAACGAAGACTGCGGGCAAATGTCAGCATGGTATATCTTCTCATCACTAGGATTCTATCCTGTGACACCGGGCAAACCTGTTTATGCCATCGGAGCACCACAATTCCCGAAAGCTTCTTTAAAATTGGAAAACGGAAAAACGTTCACAGTAATTGCAGACAAAATATCAGACAAAAATATCTATGTTCAGAAAATGTTCCTGAACGGAAAAGAATACAAAAGCTGGGAACTGAATCACAGCGATATCATGAACGGTGGCGAACTGAGATTTGTAATGGGAAGCAAACCGGTAAAATAA
- a CDS encoding glycoside hydrolase family 125 protein: protein MERRNFIKTSALAGAGLLFTQNVFAKNLVLDDFPVVRVPKDKRHFTSESVENAIAAFKKKVKNKELSWLFENCFPNTLDTTVYYTETSGTPDTYVITGDIDAMWLRDSSAQVFPYLQFSKKDEKLHKLISGVIHKQTTFILKDPYANAFYNDDQKISKWKEYDHTDMKPGTHERKWEIDSLCYPIRLAYHFWKTTGDTKPFDANWLKGIKLTLQTFTEQQRKNDLGPYKFERTTAWATDGVPMGGYGYPTKPVGLISSMFRPSDDATIYGFLIPSNLFAVVSLRQAAEMVSQIKNEKTLAQQLNSLADEVDAAIKKYGIYNHPEFGKIYAFEVNGFGSYNLMDDANCPSLLGLPYLDAVKADDPVYLNTRKFVWSENNPFFFKGKLAEGIGGPHIGLDMIWPMSIIMKALTTKDKSEIRWCIDTLQKTHGGTGFMHESFHKDDAKKFTREWFAWANTLFGELLWKTFNENPELLT from the coding sequence ATGGAAAGGAGAAATTTTATTAAAACAAGTGCACTGGCAGGAGCCGGATTGCTTTTTACTCAGAATGTTTTTGCTAAAAATTTAGTGCTGGACGATTTTCCTGTTGTCCGTGTTCCTAAAGATAAAAGACATTTTACCAGCGAATCCGTAGAAAATGCTATTGCAGCGTTTAAAAAGAAAGTAAAAAACAAAGAGCTAAGCTGGCTTTTTGAAAACTGCTTCCCGAATACATTAGATACTACTGTTTATTATACAGAAACCAGCGGAACACCGGATACATATGTGATTACTGGGGATATTGATGCCATGTGGCTTCGTGACAGTTCTGCACAGGTTTTCCCTTATCTGCAGTTCTCGAAAAAAGATGAAAAGCTGCACAAACTTATTTCAGGAGTTATTCATAAGCAGACCACATTCATCCTGAAAGATCCTTACGCCAATGCTTTCTATAATGATGATCAGAAGATCAGTAAATGGAAAGAATATGATCATACTGATATGAAGCCGGGAACCCATGAAAGAAAATGGGAGATTGATTCCCTTTGCTATCCTATCCGTCTGGCTTACCACTTCTGGAAGACAACAGGAGATACAAAACCTTTCGATGCCAACTGGCTGAAAGGAATTAAACTTACCCTGCAGACTTTCACAGAACAGCAGAGAAAAAATGATCTGGGACCTTACAAGTTTGAGCGTACTACAGCTTGGGCAACAGACGGTGTTCCTATGGGAGGATATGGCTATCCAACGAAACCTGTAGGGCTTATCAGTTCTATGTTCCGTCCAAGTGATGATGCTACTATTTATGGATTCCTGATTCCGTCTAACTTATTTGCAGTAGTAAGCTTACGTCAGGCAGCAGAAATGGTTTCTCAGATTAAAAATGAAAAAACATTGGCCCAACAGCTGAACAGCCTTGCTGATGAGGTAGATGCAGCCATCAAAAAATACGGAATTTACAATCATCCGGAGTTTGGAAAAATATATGCTTTTGAAGTGAATGGCTTCGGAAGTTATAACCTGATGGATGATGCGAACTGTCCAAGTTTGCTGGGACTGCCTTATCTGGATGCGGTGAAAGCTGATGACCCTGTGTATTTGAATACAAGAAAATTTGTGTGGTCAGAAAACAACCCGTTCTTCTTCAAAGGTAAGCTGGCAGAAGGAATAGGAGGTCCGCATATTGGACTTGACATGATCTGGCCAATGAGTATCATAATGAAGGCACTCACTACCAAAGACAAAAGTGAGATAAGATGGTGTATAGATACCTTACAGAAAACGCACGGAGGAACAGGCTTTATGCATGAATCCTTCCATAAAGACGATGCCAAAAAATTCACCAGAGAATGGTTTGCATGGGCAAATACCTTATTTGGCGAATTGTTATGGAAAACCTTTAACGAAAACCCTGAGCTACTGACATAG
- a CDS encoding endo-beta-N-acetylglucosaminidase H, whose product MKKKSIFTALIAMMLQSGSLINAQQLSPTGICYVEVNNNNLLNAGAYKLQTSNSYLFNVVNIFAANINYDTSRGRAYLYSNNNVTKVLTNADTYIKPLQQKGMKVVLTILGNHQGAGICNFPTREAAKDFALQLANTVNTYGLDGIDFDDEYSEYGKNGTGQPNDSSFVMLVQELRALLPNKIISFYYYGDAASRLSWNGARVGDNVNYSWNAMYGTFSAPNVPPLTKAQISPAAVWMGNTSNSTTTSLATQTKNGGYGVFMWYDLHGTNETSQLSAGTQTLYGEPTVLSGTLQSWTQGTNCDAPIGLYTSNLTGTSAKLNWSAVGTNTYDIDYKPASSTTWTNAVSATSSTSVTISGLTANTEYDWRIRTNCSVKSAYMFAPRFTSTSGTTPTGSYALSLDGSSESGAAGNLTLSGSALSFEGWIKPSSFKSASPYISSIMGTEVSDSNSAFLRLGDAGLANNKLQFVVSINNVQQKLASATALNANTWYHVAATYDGANMKIYINGTLDATKAQTGSVNSTGAFNVGYLYNTSRNFNGKIDEIRVWKRALSQTEISQNMCNVSIPATSLAAYWKFNEGSGSSVQDTSGNGVTLTLTGVDSSNWGTDVPCTTGSSAFARTAGGQKAINVGETSIKNQIKLYPNPVSKSSLLTVSVPDEYSKGKLTVYDFNGRIVDTKSLNSGDNQYELSRIPAGNYIVQFESYDGSLKQSEKLIVK is encoded by the coding sequence ATGAAAAAAAAATCCATCTTTACCGCGCTGATTGCCATGATGCTTCAGTCAGGTTCTCTGATTAACGCACAACAGCTTAGTCCTACAGGAATATGCTATGTGGAAGTGAATAACAACAACCTCCTGAATGCAGGAGCGTACAAACTGCAGACATCGAACAGCTATCTGTTCAATGTTGTAAATATTTTTGCGGCCAATATTAATTACGATACCAGCCGTGGAAGAGCCTATCTGTATTCCAATAACAATGTTACCAAAGTTCTTACCAATGCAGATACCTACATAAAGCCACTTCAGCAAAAAGGAATGAAAGTAGTACTAACTATTTTGGGAAATCACCAGGGTGCAGGGATCTGTAATTTTCCTACCCGTGAAGCTGCAAAAGACTTTGCATTACAGCTTGCCAATACAGTGAATACCTATGGTCTTGATGGAATTGATTTTGATGATGAATACTCAGAATACGGAAAGAACGGCACTGGGCAGCCTAATGACAGTTCTTTTGTCATGCTTGTTCAGGAGCTAAGAGCATTATTACCAAATAAAATTATTTCATTCTATTATTACGGAGATGCCGCTTCAAGACTTTCCTGGAACGGAGCCAGAGTTGGAGATAATGTTAACTATAGCTGGAATGCTATGTACGGCACATTCTCTGCCCCAAATGTACCACCTCTTACCAAAGCACAAATTTCTCCAGCAGCCGTTTGGATGGGAAATACTTCCAATTCTACAACTACCAGCCTGGCGACACAGACTAAAAATGGTGGATACGGAGTATTCATGTGGTATGATTTACATGGAACGAATGAAACATCACAACTTTCAGCAGGAACCCAAACGCTGTACGGAGAGCCAACTGTCTTAAGCGGCACTTTACAGTCGTGGACACAAGGTACAAATTGTGATGCACCTATCGGATTGTACACAAGCAACCTTACAGGAACAAGTGCAAAACTAAACTGGTCTGCCGTAGGAACCAATACTTATGATATTGATTATAAACCTGCTTCTTCAACAACATGGACAAATGCGGTGTCAGCCACAAGCTCAACTTCTGTAACTATTTCCGGATTAACAGCTAATACGGAATATGACTGGAGAATCAGAACCAATTGCAGCGTGAAAAGTGCCTATATGTTTGCTCCAAGATTTACAAGCACTTCAGGAACAACGCCTACAGGTTCTTACGCATTATCTCTGGATGGAAGCAGTGAATCTGGAGCAGCCGGAAACCTTACACTGAGCGGTTCTGCATTATCTTTTGAAGGATGGATCAAACCTTCGTCATTCAAATCAGCGTCTCCATATATTTCATCTATCATGGGAACAGAAGTAAGCGACAGTAACTCTGCCTTCTTACGATTAGGAGATGCAGGTCTGGCTAATAATAAGCTTCAGTTTGTTGTAAGTATTAATAATGTACAGCAAAAACTGGCTTCCGCAACAGCCTTGAATGCCAATACCTGGTATCATGTGGCAGCTACCTATGATGGTGCCAATATGAAAATTTACATCAATGGTACTCTTGATGCAACTAAAGCACAGACCGGAAGTGTGAATTCAACAGGCGCATTCAACGTTGGATATTTATATAACACATCAAGAAACTTCAATGGAAAAATAGATGAGATAAGAGTTTGGAAACGCGCATTGAGCCAGACGGAAATCAGCCAGAATATGTGTAATGTTTCTATTCCGGCTACTTCACTGGCTGCTTATTGGAAGTTTAATGAAGGCAGTGGTTCTTCTGTTCAGGATACTTCCGGAAATGGTGTGACTTTAACGTTAACGGGTGTTGATTCTTCTAATTGGGGAACAGATGTACCATGTACAACAGGAAGTTCAGCATTCGCAAGGACGGCAGGAGGCCAAAAGGCAATAAATGTGGGAGAAACAAGCATTAAAAATCAGATAAAATTATATCCTAATCCGGTAAGCAAATCTTCATTATTGACAGTTTCTGTTCCGGATGAATACAGCAAAGGAAAATTAACGGTTTATGATTTTAACGGAAGAATCGTAGACACAAAATCACTGAATTCAGGAGACAATCAATACGAATTAAGCAGAATTCCTGCAGGAAACTATATCGTTCAGTTTGAATCTTATGATGGAAGCTTAAAACAATCCGAAAAACTAATTGTAAAATAA
- a CDS encoding endo-beta-N-acetylglucosaminidase H — protein sequence MRKKSFFIPLMALMLQSAPLLKAQQLDPLGVCYVEVNNNNMLNAGSYTLQNTNRQLFDVAIIFAANINYDVSKNRAYISNNNNVTKVLNDVNTYVKPLQQKGIKVLLDLLGNHQGAGISNFPNREAAKDFALQVAHTVYTYGLDGVDLDDEYAGYGNNGTGQPNNSSFVMLLQELKAAMPDKLITFYYYGPATTRQTYNGDLAGNYIDYTWNAMYSTYNAPVVPPLDKSKISAAATWIQNSNPSSTSATTLASLATSTKNDQYGVFMWYDLAGTNVASYLSTGSNILYNENTLLSGQLYSWSQGQTCDPPLGLDVSNVTGTSAKLNWTSNASQSYNIDYKPANSTVWTNVANNYSGNNIVINNLTLNTNYDWRIQSNCSPTLTSTYIFAPRFNSGSGCTTPSGLTSGSFLGNTAQLSWDAGNATSYTLQYKTAAATTWSEIPNITTNTYSLQNLTANTSYVWKVQASCAGGTTSAYSGEGSFNSGFAPVTSPGARSLSFNGSTHYLNAGQFNLSGNGVTFEGWVKVNAFKTGFPYISSVMGVEVGDNNSAMLRFGDGNLANNKLQFILSFGSSQVKLNTNTAFNANTWYHIAATYDGAAMKIYVNGNLDASFAVTGNFTANGILYLGRNYDNSRTINGFLDEFRVWKKALTPQEILSNSCNVPANSTGLEANWKMDEGSGMGALDATANTHFATLINMTDANWRTDVACASSLAVKDVESVKESSSVYPNPVKRGNDIHFAISDSSASEVALYDASGKLLKKQNINQNNNAVNTQDLISGTYIYKITSANNKVISTGKIIVK from the coding sequence ATGAGAAAAAAATCCTTTTTTATTCCCTTAATGGCCCTGATGCTTCAGTCAGCTCCGTTGCTCAAAGCCCAGCAGCTTGATCCTTTGGGAGTCTGCTATGTGGAAGTGAACAACAATAATATGCTGAATGCAGGCTCATATACTTTGCAGAATACCAACAGGCAGCTTTTTGATGTTGCCATTATTTTTGCAGCGAATATCAACTATGATGTTTCCAAAAACCGTGCTTATATTTCAAACAATAACAACGTTACCAAAGTCCTTAATGATGTCAATACCTATGTAAAGCCTTTACAGCAAAAAGGGATAAAAGTACTACTCGATCTTTTAGGAAATCACCAGGGAGCCGGAATTTCTAATTTTCCTAACCGGGAGGCGGCAAAAGACTTCGCTCTACAGGTGGCTCACACTGTTTATACTTACGGTCTGGATGGAGTAGATCTTGATGATGAATATGCAGGATACGGAAATAACGGAACAGGGCAGCCTAATAACAGTTCTTTTGTAATGCTTTTGCAGGAATTGAAAGCGGCAATGCCGGATAAACTGATTACATTCTACTACTATGGTCCGGCTACAACCAGACAAACTTATAATGGAGACTTAGCAGGAAATTATATAGATTACACATGGAACGCAATGTATAGTACATATAATGCACCTGTTGTTCCACCTCTTGATAAATCCAAAATTTCTGCAGCTGCAACTTGGATACAGAACTCGAATCCAAGCTCAACTTCTGCCACTACACTGGCCAGCTTAGCTACCAGTACAAAAAATGATCAATATGGTGTGTTCATGTGGTATGATCTGGCAGGAACCAATGTAGCCAGCTATCTGAGTACAGGTTCCAATATTCTTTATAATGAAAATACATTATTAAGCGGTCAGCTGTATTCATGGTCTCAGGGACAAACCTGTGATCCGCCATTGGGACTTGATGTTTCCAATGTGACAGGAACTTCAGCAAAACTGAACTGGACTTCCAATGCTTCACAGTCTTATAATATTGATTACAAACCAGCCAATTCTACAGTATGGACGAATGTGGCCAATAATTATTCAGGAAATAATATTGTCATCAACAACCTTACCCTGAATACAAATTACGATTGGAGAATACAGTCCAACTGTTCTCCTACATTAACAAGTACTTATATTTTTGCACCAAGGTTTAACTCCGGAAGTGGCTGCACTACGCCATCAGGATTAACTTCCGGAAGTTTCCTTGGTAATACAGCTCAATTGTCATGGGATGCAGGAAATGCAACTTCATATACACTGCAATACAAAACAGCAGCAGCTACAACCTGGTCTGAAATTCCGAATATTACAACCAACACCTATTCATTACAAAACCTGACAGCCAATACAAGTTATGTATGGAAAGTACAGGCTTCATGTGCAGGAGGAACTACAAGTGCCTATTCTGGAGAAGGATCATTCAACAGTGGTTTCGCTCCTGTTACAAGTCCTGGAGCAAGATCTCTTTCATTCAATGGAAGCACGCACTATCTTAATGCCGGACAATTTAATCTGAGTGGAAATGGCGTGACCTTTGAAGGTTGGGTAAAAGTAAATGCTTTCAAAACAGGCTTCCCGTATATTTCGTCAGTGATGGGTGTAGAAGTAGGAGATAACAACTCCGCAATGCTTAGATTCGGAGACGGAAATCTGGCGAATAACAAGCTTCAGTTTATATTGAGTTTCGGTTCATCACAGGTGAAACTTAACACGAATACAGCATTCAACGCCAATACATGGTATCATATTGCAGCCACTTATGATGGAGCAGCAATGAAGATCTATGTCAATGGTAATCTTGACGCAAGTTTTGCAGTAACGGGTAACTTTACAGCAAACGGAATCCTTTATCTGGGAAGAAACTATGACAATTCCCGTACAATCAACGGTTTCCTGGATGAATTCAGAGTTTGGAAAAAAGCATTAACACCACAGGAAATCCTGAGTAACAGCTGTAATGTTCCTGCCAACTCAACGGGGCTTGAAGCTAACTGGAAAATGGATGAAGGAAGTGGAATGGGAGCTTTAGATGCTACGGCCAACACTCATTTTGCAACCCTGATCAATATGACAGATGCTAACTGGAGAACAGATGTTGCCTGTGCTTCATCTCTTGCGGTAAAAGATGTTGAATCCGTAAAAGAGAGCAGTTCCGTTTACCCGAATCCTGTGAAACGAGGAAATGATATTCATTTTGCCATCAGCGACAGCTCAGCGAGTGAAGTAGCATTGTATGATGCTTCAGGAAAATTGCTCAAAAAACAGAATATTAATCAAAATAATAATGCAGTGAATACGCAGGATTTAATCAGTGGTACTTATATTTACAAGATTACATCTGCAAACAATAAAGTAATATCAACAGGTAAAATTATTGTGAAGTAA
- a CDS encoding ROK family protein produces MQNIVGIDIGGSHITLAQVDPEKREIISSTYVREHVDAFENKEVIFAAWVSAIDKVAHDLVKEDLLIGIAMPGPFDYENGISLMQQGKFIDIYQVNIKEELAKRLSVSQEQIHFVNDAAAFMEGEVFGGCAQGFESAFGVTLGTGLGTTFFNGEFATDEDLWDSPFRDSISEDYLATRWFVNHYKELTGEEISGTKDLLDKPIEIQTRIFDEYADSFSEFILKYVNHYKPEVLVIGGNIAKAYPYFEQRFIQNLTKNNINLQVKISAIFEDAAILGAASYALKKLI; encoded by the coding sequence ATGCAGAATATAGTAGGAATAGATATTGGAGGGTCACACATCACGCTGGCTCAGGTAGATCCGGAAAAACGTGAAATCATTTCATCAACCTATGTAAGAGAACATGTAGATGCTTTTGAAAATAAAGAAGTTATTTTCGCTGCATGGGTTTCGGCCATTGATAAAGTGGCTCATGATCTGGTAAAAGAAGATCTTCTAATCGGTATTGCAATGCCGGGACCTTTCGATTATGAAAACGGGATATCCCTTATGCAGCAGGGAAAATTTATTGATATCTATCAGGTAAATATTAAAGAAGAGCTGGCAAAAAGACTATCTGTTTCTCAGGAGCAGATTCATTTTGTAAATGATGCGGCTGCCTTTATGGAAGGAGAAGTATTCGGAGGTTGTGCTCAGGGATTTGAAAGTGCTTTTGGAGTGACTCTCGGTACAGGATTGGGAACTACTTTTTTCAATGGAGAATTTGCTACTGATGAAGACTTGTGGGATTCTCCTTTTAGAGATTCTATCAGTGAAGATTATCTGGCCACACGATGGTTTGTGAATCATTATAAAGAATTAACTGGAGAAGAAATCTCGGGAACCAAAGATTTGTTGGATAAACCCATAGAAATACAGACCAGAATATTTGATGAATATGCAGACTCTTTCTCAGAATTTATCTTGAAATATGTAAATCATTACAAACCGGAAGTTTTAGTTATAGGAGGAAATATTGCAAAAGCTTATCCTTATTTCGAGCAAAGATTTATTCAAAATTTAACAAAGAATAATATTAACTTGCAGGTTAAAATTTCGGCTATATTTGAAGATGCGGCCATTCTTGGAGCTGCCAGCTATGCATTAAAAAAGCTTATATAA